One window of the Psilocybe cubensis strain MGC-MH-2018 chromosome 12, whole genome shotgun sequence genome contains the following:
- a CDS encoding Fruiting body protein SC1 has protein sequence MFSKIAVLFTASMAVLVAAGDINDSCNTGAVQCCNTSYAAGTKEANVLASLVGVVAGAITGQVGVNCTPVSVLAIAGNSCSSQPVCCTSNHFNGLVNVGCSPVNANL, from the exons ATGTTCTCCAAGATCGCTGTCCTCTTCACCGCCTCCATGGCCGTCCTCGTCGCTGCTGGCGACATCAACGACTCTTGCAACACTGGCGCTGTCCAATGCT GCAACACTTCCTATGCTGCTGGCACCAAAGAGGCTAACGTCCTCGCCAGCCTCGTCGGTGTCGTCGCTGGTGCTATCACGGGCCAGGTCGGTGTCAACTGCACCCCCGTCAGCGTTCTTGCCATTGCCGGCAACTCTTG CTCTTCCCAACCCGTCTGCTGCACCAGCAACCACTTCA ACGGTCTTGTCAACGTTGGCTGCAGCCCCGTCAACGCCAACCTCTAA
- a CDS encoding Diphthamide biosynthesis protein 3, translated as MGAYYDEIEIEDMAWDEEKRVYHYPCPCGDRFEISRRQLANYEDIAICPSCSLVIRVIFDPLDFEDEPPDDEGSGEEEEEKEEDDDSSDEDHFEDAMEKLSITDETPKVVSVAA; from the exons ATGGGTGCTTATTATGACGAGATAGAGATTGAGGACATGGCTTGGGACGAGGAAAAGCGGGTCTATCACTACCCTTGCCCGTGTGGAGATCGCTTCGAGATATCTCGTCGACAGCTTGCAAATTACGAAGACATTGCGATATGTCCGAGTTGCAGTTTAGTTATTCGAGTGATATTCGATCCA CTCGATTTTGAAGACGAACCTCCTGATGACGAAGGTTcaggggaagaggaagaggaaaaggaggaagatgatgacagCAGCGATGAAGATCACTTTGAAGACGCCATGGAGAAGTTGTCCATCACCGACGAAACCCCAAAAGTAGTTTCAGTGGCGGCTTGA